A single region of the Devosia sp. FJ2-5-3 genome encodes:
- a CDS encoding VOC family protein produces the protein MGAIHEIVFDCDKPAILARFWASLLDGYAVRSYDDVEIAKLAALGFTPETDPTVMVDGPGPSLCFQNVEGRRYDNNRVHFDVDAVDRAAEVERLKQLGATLDRVLPTYTVMKDPEGNQFCLVDRRQDAAAPEIAAQDAA, from the coding sequence ATGGGAGCCATCCACGAAATCGTCTTTGACTGCGACAAACCCGCCATCCTGGCACGGTTCTGGGCCAGCCTGCTCGATGGCTACGCGGTGCGCAGCTATGATGACGTCGAGATCGCCAAGCTGGCGGCGCTCGGCTTTACCCCTGAAACCGACCCCACCGTGATGGTCGATGGCCCCGGGCCGTCGCTCTGCTTCCAGAATGTGGAGGGGCGACGTTACGACAATAATCGCGTCCATTTCGACGTCGATGCGGTGGATCGCGCCGCCGAGGTGGAACGGCTCAAGCAATTGGGTGCCACGCTCGATCGCGTCCTGCCCACCTATACGGTCATGAAGGACCCAGAGGGCAATCAGTTCTGCCTCGTGGACCGGCGTCAGGACGCTGCCGCACCGGAAATTGCCGCGCAGGACGCGGCCTGA
- a CDS encoding TerC family protein translates to MEMLLAALTGDFLGTPIYFWVAFIAIVLALLVFDLGILHRDEHEIEAKESLLLYGFYVLIALAFGAWVWFSRGAEAGLEFYTGYLLEQSLAMDNMFVIATIFGFLGIPRLYQHRVLFWGILGVILFRAVLIGVGAALVNQFSWILLGFGAFLVFTGIRMFSHQDEEPNLEENKVYQFIARHFRVTRTLHGRNFTVKEPDPKTGKIVTWLTPLAVALIMVEVVDLIFAVDSVPAVFAVTQDTFIVYTSNIFAILGLRSLYFALAAAMNRFRYLQTSLAIILVLVGIKISLVPFHIHIDTLLSLVVTIAILAGGIIFSLWKTRNEPSISAEDHPETGKLEP, encoded by the coding sequence ATGGAAATGCTGCTTGCCGCCTTAACGGGTGATTTTCTAGGCACCCCTATCTACTTCTGGGTCGCGTTCATCGCGATCGTCCTTGCCCTGCTTGTCTTCGACCTTGGCATCCTGCATCGGGATGAACACGAGATCGAAGCCAAGGAGAGCCTGCTGCTCTACGGCTTTTACGTCCTTATTGCCCTGGCGTTCGGCGCCTGGGTCTGGTTCAGCCGCGGCGCTGAGGCCGGGCTCGAGTTCTACACCGGCTATTTGCTCGAGCAGAGCCTGGCGATGGACAACATGTTCGTCATCGCCACCATCTTCGGCTTCCTCGGCATTCCCCGCCTCTACCAGCACCGCGTGCTGTTCTGGGGCATTCTCGGCGTGATCCTGTTCCGCGCCGTCCTGATTGGCGTCGGCGCAGCCCTGGTCAACCAGTTCAGCTGGATCCTGCTCGGCTTTGGCGCCTTCCTGGTGTTCACCGGCATCCGGATGTTCAGCCATCAGGACGAAGAGCCGAACCTTGAAGAGAACAAGGTCTACCAGTTCATTGCCCGGCACTTCCGGGTCACCAGGACGCTGCATGGCCGCAATTTCACGGTCAAGGAACCCGATCCCAAGACCGGCAAGATCGTCACCTGGCTGACCCCGCTCGCCGTGGCGCTGATCATGGTGGAAGTCGTCGACCTGATCTTCGCCGTCGACTCGGTTCCTGCCGTCTTCGCCGTGACCCAGGACACGTTCATCGTCTACACCTCGAACATCTTCGCCATCCTTGGCCTGCGTTCGCTGTATTTTGCGCTTGCCGCGGCGATGAACCGGTTCCGGTACCTGCAGACCTCGCTGGCCATCATCCTCGTTCTGGTCGGCATCAAGATCTCGCTCGTGCCGTTCCATATCCACATCGACACGCTACTCTCGCTGGTCGTGACCATCGCGATCCTCGCCGGTGGCATCATCTTCTCGCTGTGGAAGACTCGCAACGAGCCCAGCATCAGCGCTGAAGACCATCCGGAAACGGGCAAGCTCGAGCCCTAA
- a CDS encoding MaoC family dehydratase, producing MTRWFENIVIDETFPLGSHTFTAEEIIDFATLYDPQYFHIDPEAAKHSHFGGLIASGWHTVSVGHRRMVDALEAEAERLRELGEEPGVSGPSPGVNSMDFKVPVRPGDTVTYELVVTGKRPSNSLPGWGLLFNRLTATNQRGELVYRAELVGFSKLRDYRMPLKLRLLLALTKIPVIGPRLTRST from the coding sequence ATGACCCGCTGGTTTGAGAACATCGTCATCGACGAAACCTTTCCGCTCGGCAGTCACACCTTTACCGCCGAGGAAATCATCGACTTCGCCACCCTTTACGACCCGCAATATTTCCACATCGATCCAGAGGCCGCCAAGCACAGCCATTTTGGCGGCTTGATCGCCAGTGGTTGGCACACGGTCAGCGTGGGGCACCGCCGCATGGTCGATGCGCTGGAGGCAGAGGCGGAACGGCTGCGGGAACTCGGCGAAGAGCCGGGCGTCTCCGGACCCTCGCCGGGCGTCAATTCCATGGATTTCAAGGTCCCGGTCCGCCCCGGAGATACCGTCACCTATGAACTCGTGGTTACCGGCAAGCGTCCCTCCAACTCCCTGCCCGGCTGGGGCCTGCTGTTCAATCGCCTGACCGCGACCAATCAGCGGGGCGAACTGGTCTATCGGGCCGAGCTCGTCGGGTTTTCCAAACTGCGGGATTATCGCATGCCGCTGAAGCTTCGGCTGCTGCTCGCGCTCACGAAAATACCGGTGATCGGGCCCAGACTGACACGCAGCACTTGA
- a CDS encoding MaoC/PaaZ C-terminal domain-containing protein, translating to MTNPVTRDRRHFEDLVEGEIIDLGHTKVTKEMITTFARQFDPFPFHLDEEAARKSLLGGLSSSGWQTGGLSLRMLVDSFLSKIASCGGLGFTDLKWKNPVMVDDIIGGTVTIAALRRSGSHPKWGIVTLDFDVRNQNDKPVLTMRLANLVECREVAA from the coding sequence ATGACCAATCCTGTCACGCGCGATCGCAGGCATTTCGAGGATCTTGTCGAGGGCGAGATCATCGATCTGGGCCACACCAAGGTGACCAAGGAGATGATCACCACTTTCGCCCGCCAGTTCGACCCCTTTCCCTTCCATCTCGACGAAGAAGCCGCGCGCAAGAGCCTTCTCGGCGGCCTCTCCTCCAGCGGCTGGCAGACCGGCGGCCTCAGCCTGCGCATGCTGGTCGACAGCTTTCTCTCCAAAATCGCCTCCTGCGGCGGCCTCGGCTTCACCGACCTCAAGTGGAAGAACCCGGTGATGGTTGACGACATTATCGGTGGCACGGTGACCATTGCTGCGCTGCGCCGATCCGGCAGTCACCCCAAATGGGGTATCGTCACGCTCGATTTCGACGTCCGCAACCAAAACGACAAGCCGGTCCTCACCATGCGCCTTGCCAATCTCGTTGAATGCCGCGAGGTCGCGGCATGA
- a CDS encoding helix-turn-helix domain-containing protein produces MLSQLLDHGHDIRSLSLPRSAAPLHCMAVAAGYEQRRNEVYSWDGLKRGTAPFLVIQHTTLGEGRLDFSGTQHRLRPGSTMLVAMPHAHRYWLERGGHWEYFWLLLNGREALRLAREIIDSAGPVLELSAHQIDRLAASCLALLTLSGLSPGEASSAAYGAMTSLHDSVFGSRPVPEHALAPALSRVLAHIDGQLASPLPVERLAAIAGISRAHFVRSFSAAMGRGPADYVLERRLERVERLLLASEMSVAEIARATGFADGNYLAKVLRRRRGISPLEFRQSGRRAEM; encoded by the coding sequence GTGCTGTCCCAGCTTCTCGACCATGGCCATGACATCAGATCCCTGAGCTTGCCGCGCAGCGCCGCGCCGCTCCATTGCATGGCCGTTGCCGCAGGCTATGAACAGCGCCGCAACGAGGTCTATTCCTGGGATGGGCTGAAGCGCGGCACCGCCCCTTTCCTTGTCATCCAGCACACGACGCTGGGCGAAGGCCGGCTCGATTTTTCCGGCACCCAGCATCGCCTCCGTCCTGGCAGTACGATGCTGGTGGCCATGCCACACGCCCATCGCTATTGGCTGGAGCGCGGCGGTCACTGGGAATATTTCTGGCTGCTGCTCAATGGTCGCGAGGCGCTGCGCCTTGCCCGCGAGATCATCGATAGCGCCGGGCCGGTTCTCGAGCTTTCGGCCCATCAGATCGACCGGCTGGCAGCGTCATGCCTCGCGCTCCTGACCCTGTCGGGTCTCTCCCCGGGCGAGGCTTCGAGCGCCGCCTATGGCGCCATGACCAGCCTTCATGACAGTGTGTTCGGCAGCCGCCCTGTCCCCGAGCACGCGCTGGCGCCGGCCCTCAGCCGGGTATTGGCCCATATCGATGGCCAGCTTGCCTCCCCTCTTCCGGTCGAGCGCCTTGCGGCGATCGCCGGCATCAGCCGGGCCCATTTCGTGCGCAGTTTTTCCGCTGCCATGGGCCGCGGCCCCGCCGACTATGTGCTCGAACGACGCCTCGAGCGGGTCGAGCGCCTGCTGCTGGCGAGCGAAATGAGCGTCGCCGAAATCGCCCGCGCCACGGGCTTTGCCGATGGAAACTACCTCGCCAAGGTGCTGCGCCGCCGCCGCGGCATCTCCCCGCTCGAATTCCGCCAATCGGGCCGGCGAGCGGAAATGTAG
- a CDS encoding alpha-glucosidase/alpha-galactosidase translates to MSFKVAIIGAGSVGFTKTLISDLLKVPEFADVEFALTDINPHNLDMVRQIIETIVSVNNLPARVTATTDRREALSGARYIMSCVRVGGLEAFATDISIPLKYGVDQCVGDTICAGGILYGQRNIPVILDFCKDIREVAEPGALFLNYANPMAMNTWAAEQFGGVNVVGLCHGVQHGAHQIAQVLGVRDDELDYVCSGINHQTWYIDIRAKGRKIEKEELIAGFEAHPIYSKTEKVRIDVLKRFGVYSTESNGHLSEYLPWYRKRPDEINRWIDMSDWIHGETGGYLRYSTERRNWFETDFPMFKEQANKPLADYKRTSEHASYIIEALETGRVYRGHFNRRNNGIITNLPDDAIIESPGYVDRFGINMIEGITLPTACAATCSVSVSVQRLSVEAAMTGDIDTLKLAVLHDPLVGAICTPDEVWAMVDEMVVAQAQWLPQYAHAVPAARERIAKSTVKTRDWDGAARKRVRSVEELREMSGAHH, encoded by the coding sequence ATGTCATTCAAGGTCGCCATTATCGGCGCCGGTTCAGTCGGCTTTACCAAGACGCTGATTTCCGACCTGTTGAAGGTTCCCGAATTCGCCGATGTCGAATTCGCGCTGACCGACATCAATCCGCACAATCTCGACATGGTGCGGCAGATCATCGAGACCATCGTCTCGGTCAATAATCTGCCCGCCAGGGTGACGGCGACGACCGACAGGCGCGAGGCGCTGAGCGGGGCGCGCTACATCATGTCTTGCGTCCGCGTCGGCGGGCTCGAGGCCTTTGCCACCGACATTTCCATCCCGCTCAAATATGGGGTCGACCAGTGTGTCGGCGACACCATCTGCGCCGGCGGGATTCTCTACGGGCAGCGCAACATCCCGGTCATTCTCGATTTCTGCAAAGATATCCGCGAAGTCGCCGAGCCCGGGGCGCTGTTCCTCAACTATGCCAATCCCATGGCCATGAACACCTGGGCCGCCGAGCAATTTGGCGGGGTCAATGTGGTCGGCCTCTGCCACGGCGTGCAGCACGGGGCGCACCAGATCGCGCAGGTGTTGGGCGTGCGGGACGACGAGCTCGACTATGTGTGCTCGGGCATCAACCACCAGACCTGGTATATCGACATTCGCGCCAAGGGCCGGAAGATCGAGAAGGAAGAGCTGATCGCCGGCTTTGAGGCCCACCCGATCTATTCCAAGACCGAAAAGGTGCGCATCGACGTCCTGAAGCGCTTCGGCGTCTATTCCACCGAGAGCAATGGCCATCTCTCCGAATACCTCCCTTGGTATCGGAAGCGCCCGGACGAGATCAATCGCTGGATCGACATGAGCGACTGGATCCATGGCGAGACCGGCGGATATCTGCGCTATTCCACCGAGCGTCGGAACTGGTTCGAAACCGATTTCCCGATGTTCAAGGAGCAGGCGAACAAGCCGCTCGCCGACTACAAGCGCACCAGCGAACACGCCAGCTACATTATCGAGGCGCTTGAAACCGGGCGCGTTTATCGCGGCCATTTCAACCGCCGCAACAATGGCATCATCACCAATCTGCCCGATGACGCGATCATCGAAAGCCCTGGCTATGTCGATCGCTTCGGCATCAACATGATCGAGGGCATCACCCTGCCAACGGCCTGCGCCGCCACCTGTTCGGTCTCGGTCTCGGTACAGCGTCTCTCGGTCGAGGCGGCCATGACAGGCGACATCGACACTCTGAAACTCGCCGTGCTGCATGATCCGCTGGTCGGCGCCATCTGCACGCCCGACGAAGTCTGGGCCATGGTGGACGAGATGGTTGTCGCCCAGGCGCAATGGCTGCCGCAATATGCGCACGCAGTGCCCGCTGCACGCGAACGGATCGCCAAATCCACTGTCAAGACCCGCGACTGGGACGGCGCCGCCCGCAAGCGTGTTCGCTCGGTCGAAGAACTGCGCGAAATGAGCGGCGCCCATCACTGA
- a CDS encoding tryptophan halogenase family protein — protein sequence MAQSAHFVIVGGGTAGWIAAFIIQDEARRRGFNFRISVVESSRIPTVGVGEATTAAFRVLLKHFGIDEFEFFRKTDASFKLGIRHEDWRRKGFTYYGPIDDPHQIVQAPPGAPSDYLNVYAIAAGRAVQEMHLFQPLLEQRKAPYAQKPDGSLIPLGPFHHAFHFDQALVGKFFASKSKGVEKVDAMVAGVERNGETGDISALVLDDNSRLEGDFFIDATGFRKQIIVKALEAPWKSYAHELPVNRALPFWIDIKPGEELANYTRAWAQSSGWMWQIPTRTRYGCGYVYSDEFSTPEQAKEEVERVLGHEIEVRSDIRFQIGRLEKAWIGNCVAVGLSSSFLEPLESTSIHGTIVQMMLFAQRYMDEPGKITPTAREDYNARVGRQVDDFRTFVNTHYVTERDDTPFWREVRANRIHAETRERLARWQTEMPRNEHFPNYLGGLPHIETQLHYPVLNGLGLLDQQVARREMEADPKLRRFAQQTFDGLVKEYRAAASQALGHRAFLDIVQEMG from the coding sequence ATGGCACAGTCGGCTCATTTCGTCATCGTCGGTGGCGGCACTGCAGGGTGGATCGCCGCTTTCATCATCCAGGATGAAGCGCGCCGTCGTGGTTTCAATTTCAGGATTTCCGTCGTTGAAAGCTCCCGCATCCCCACTGTCGGGGTGGGGGAGGCCACCACCGCCGCGTTCCGGGTGCTGCTCAAGCATTTCGGCATCGATGAGTTCGAATTCTTCCGCAAGACCGATGCCAGCTTCAAGCTCGGCATCCGGCACGAGGATTGGCGCCGCAAGGGCTTTACCTATTATGGCCCAATCGATGATCCCCATCAGATCGTGCAGGCGCCACCGGGCGCGCCCTCGGACTATCTCAATGTCTATGCCATAGCTGCGGGCAGGGCGGTGCAGGAGATGCATCTCTTCCAGCCCCTCCTGGAGCAGAGAAAGGCGCCCTATGCGCAAAAGCCGGATGGCTCGCTGATACCGCTCGGACCATTCCACCACGCCTTCCACTTCGATCAGGCGCTGGTTGGGAAGTTTTTTGCCAGCAAATCCAAGGGTGTCGAAAAGGTCGACGCCATGGTGGCGGGTGTCGAACGGAACGGGGAAACCGGCGATATCTCCGCCCTCGTGCTCGATGACAATTCCCGCCTTGAGGGCGACTTTTTCATCGACGCGACGGGGTTCCGAAAGCAGATCATCGTCAAGGCGCTGGAGGCCCCGTGGAAATCCTATGCCCATGAGTTGCCGGTCAACCGGGCGCTGCCCTTCTGGATCGACATCAAGCCGGGAGAGGAGCTCGCCAATTACACCCGCGCCTGGGCCCAGAGTTCGGGCTGGATGTGGCAGATCCCGACGCGCACGCGCTATGGCTGCGGCTATGTCTATTCCGACGAGTTCTCCACCCCGGAGCAGGCCAAGGAAGAGGTCGAGCGCGTGCTCGGGCACGAGATCGAGGTGCGCAGCGATATCCGCTTCCAGATCGGGCGGCTGGAAAAGGCCTGGATCGGAAACTGCGTGGCGGTGGGGCTGTCCTCAAGCTTTCTCGAGCCGCTGGAATCCACCTCCATCCACGGCACCATCGTGCAGATGATGCTGTTCGCGCAGCGCTATATGGACGAGCCGGGCAAGATCACGCCCACGGCGCGGGAGGATTACAATGCAAGGGTCGGCCGGCAGGTCGATGATTTCCGCACCTTCGTGAACACCCATTACGTCACCGAGCGCGATGACACTCCCTTCTGGCGCGAAGTGCGGGCCAATCGCATCCATGCCGAGACCAGGGAGAGGCTGGCGCGCTGGCAGACAGAAATGCCCCGCAACGAGCATTTTCCAAACTATCTCGGCGGTCTGCCGCATATCGAAACCCAGCTGCACTATCCGGTGCTCAATGGGCTCGGCCTTCTCGACCAGCAGGTGGCGCGGCGGGAAATGGAGGCCGACCCAAAATTGCGCCGTTTCGCGCAACAGACTTTTGATGGACTGGTGAAGGAATATCGCGCAGCGGCGAGCCAAGCACTGGGGCATCGCGCGTTTCTGGATATCGTGCAGGAGATGGGGTGA
- the ychF gene encoding redox-regulated ATPase YchF, which produces MGFKMGIVGLPNVGKSTLFNALTRTAAAAAANFPFCTIEPNVGEVPVPDNRLQKLAEIGKSVNILPARMSFVDIAGLVKGASKGEGLGNQFLANIRECDAIAYVLRCFEDGNIIHVANKVDPLADAEVVETELMLADLESLEKRRAGVEKKAKGNDKDAKQTLELIDRALVLLREGKSARFVERSAEEEKAFQELQLLTSKPVLYVCNVDEGSAENGNEMSAKVAEYAHANDAGVVVISAEIESQLAQLPDAEQAEYLESLGLHEAGLNRLIREAYDLLGLQTYFTVGPKETRAWTIHKGDKAPAAAGVIHTDFERGFIRAQTIGYDDFVTLGGEVAAKEAGKARDEGKEYVVRDGDVMMFKFNT; this is translated from the coding sequence ATGGGCTTTAAAATGGGCATCGTCGGCCTGCCGAATGTCGGCAAGTCGACGCTTTTCAACGCTTTGACCCGCACGGCTGCTGCTGCTGCCGCCAATTTTCCGTTCTGCACCATCGAGCCCAATGTGGGCGAGGTTCCGGTGCCGGATAATCGGCTGCAAAAGCTGGCCGAAATCGGCAAGTCGGTCAATATCCTGCCGGCGCGCATGAGCTTTGTGGACATTGCGGGCCTCGTCAAAGGCGCGTCGAAGGGCGAGGGCCTCGGCAACCAGTTCCTGGCCAATATCCGCGAATGCGACGCCATTGCCTATGTGTTGCGCTGCTTTGAAGATGGCAACATCATCCACGTCGCCAATAAGGTCGATCCGCTGGCCGACGCCGAAGTGGTCGAGACAGAGCTGATGCTCGCCGACCTCGAAAGCCTCGAAAAGCGCCGTGCCGGCGTCGAGAAGAAGGCCAAGGGCAATGACAAGGACGCCAAGCAGACGCTCGAGTTGATCGACCGTGCGCTGGTGCTGCTGCGCGAAGGCAAGTCGGCCCGCTTCGTCGAGCGTTCCGCCGAAGAGGAAAAGGCCTTCCAGGAGCTGCAGCTTCTGACCTCCAAGCCCGTGCTCTATGTCTGCAATGTTGACGAAGGCTCCGCCGAAAACGGCAATGAGATGAGTGCCAAGGTCGCCGAATACGCCCATGCCAATGATGCGGGCGTAGTCGTCATCTCGGCTGAAATCGAAAGCCAGCTGGCCCAGCTCCCCGATGCCGAGCAAGCAGAATATCTCGAATCCCTGGGTCTGCACGAGGCCGGCCTCAACCGTTTGATCCGCGAGGCCTATGATTTGCTGGGCCTGCAGACCTATTTCACCGTCGGTCCCAAGGAAACCCGCGCCTGGACCATCCACAAAGGCGACAAGGCTCCTGCCGCCGCCGGCGTGATCCATACCGATTTCGAGCGTGGCTTCATTCGTGCCCAGACGATTGGCTATGATGATTTCGTCACCCTTGGTGGCGAAGTCGCCGCCAAGGAAGCCGGCAAGGCCCGCGACGAAGGCAAGGAATATGTCGTCCGGGACGGCGACGTCATGATGTTCAAGTTTAATACTTGA
- a CDS encoding multicopper oxidase family protein, with protein sequence MIDKPSRRQVLFAGSAAAAAGLSAPAFGQHDHHGHGDGEVFATEKKLGRAVAQATGDDIRFPEVRRSENGLLETTLRLAYGPTDIDGEKAVAMTFEGSYPGPTLIAQPGDTIKIRLINDLDDVTNLHTHGLHVSPSGNSDNVMLVIQPGETFDYEISIPQDHMPGTYWYHPHVHGLTYPQVGGGLAGALIIEGGLDALEGIKDRVDQLLVIQSAEFDDTNTIVPVDNQDIHRQTRTVNGQINPTLRIRSGEVQRWRLVNATAETFLMIGLEGHPLYQISKDGNAMSRVVKHERLLLEPGTRADVLVKGHMFSGSWELRKMLWLGSERQYEPDELLATLVVEEGEAVTDHQIPNELIPLGEDLRGLPVDKKREIRFDVVRGQPGGTKFTIDGKQVDMGRVDQTVKLGAFEEWELINDSPEWHPFHIHTNDFQVVAVNGVPVDEVLSFEDTRGIPPNGSLTIRHRFLDFTGKYVYHCHLLFHEDHGMMGIVEVVE encoded by the coding sequence ATGATTGATAAACCAAGCCGCCGGCAAGTTCTTTTTGCCGGCAGCGCCGCTGCTGCTGCCGGTCTTTCGGCACCAGCCTTTGGCCAGCACGACCACCACGGCCATGGCGACGGCGAAGTCTTCGCCACCGAAAAGAAGCTCGGCCGCGCCGTAGCGCAGGCGACAGGCGATGACATCCGCTTCCCGGAAGTCCGCCGGTCAGAAAATGGCCTGCTCGAAACGACGCTGCGCCTTGCCTATGGTCCAACCGACATCGATGGCGAAAAAGCTGTCGCCATGACCTTCGAGGGCTCCTATCCAGGGCCGACGCTAATTGCCCAGCCGGGCGACACGATCAAGATCCGGCTGATCAACGATCTCGACGACGTTACCAATCTGCACACCCACGGGCTGCATGTTTCGCCCTCGGGGAACAGCGACAATGTCATGCTGGTGATCCAGCCGGGCGAGACCTTCGACTATGAGATCAGCATCCCCCAAGACCATATGCCGGGCACCTATTGGTATCATCCCCATGTGCATGGCCTAACCTATCCCCAAGTCGGGGGCGGGCTTGCCGGTGCACTGATCATCGAGGGTGGCCTCGACGCGCTTGAAGGCATCAAGGACCGCGTCGACCAGCTGCTGGTGATCCAGTCGGCCGAGTTCGACGACACGAACACGATTGTGCCGGTCGACAACCAGGACATTCATCGCCAGACCCGCACGGTCAACGGCCAGATCAACCCGACCCTGCGCATCCGTTCGGGCGAGGTGCAGCGCTGGCGTCTGGTCAATGCGACCGCCGAGACCTTCCTGATGATCGGGCTGGAGGGACACCCGCTCTACCAGATTTCCAAGGACGGCAATGCCATGAGCCGGGTCGTCAAGCATGAGCGCCTGCTGCTCGAGCCGGGCACGCGCGCCGATGTGTTAGTCAAGGGACACATGTTTTCGGGCTCATGGGAGCTGCGGAAGATGCTCTGGCTGGGATCGGAGCGCCAGTATGAGCCTGATGAGCTACTTGCCACGCTGGTGGTCGAAGAAGGCGAGGCCGTTACCGATCACCAGATCCCCAATGAGCTGATCCCTCTCGGCGAAGATCTGCGCGGCCTGCCGGTCGACAAGAAGCGCGAAATCCGCTTCGATGTCGTTCGGGGACAGCCGGGCGGCACGAAGTTCACCATCGACGGCAAGCAGGTCGACATGGGCCGGGTGGACCAGACGGTCAAGCTTGGCGCGTTCGAGGAATGGGAACTCATCAACGACTCGCCGGAGTGGCATCCGTTCCACATCCACACCAATGATTTCCAGGTCGTGGCGGTGAACGGCGTACCGGTGGACGAAGTGCTTTCCTTCGAGGATACGCGCGGCATCCCGCCGAACGGCTCGCTGACCATCCGCCACCGTTTCCTCGATTTCACCGGCAAATATGTCTACCACTGCCACCTGCTCTTCCACGAGGATCACGGCATGATGGGCATTGTCGAAGTCGTGGAATAG
- a CDS encoding helix-turn-helix domain-containing protein: MTEAATHPSPRRERAPRPTPRPDRSFYASGKAFGRFGIRAFPPQIMAQPHSHGHIEFNWLTAGRMDYVFDGGPVTVGDNRLVAFWAGIPHQTVGLTEVGDGRQLNIYLPMDAFLEMPQLGRLTETLMGGGVIQLTPDCIGLETLERWHGDYRSGNSLRSDLVRAEIATMFRRAAITGWDTLLPAWVEKTGSRTRTTSPVRYVVRMVRHIVENITDPLTADDIARVVGLHPNYATNLFTKVMHISVQKFVTRMRLIRARSLLFDGNLSIANIAFQSGFVSQTQFYEHFRRAYGMTPSQMRRDTIG, translated from the coding sequence ATGACTGAAGCTGCCACCCACCCATCCCCTCGCCGGGAAAGAGCGCCGCGGCCAACGCCCCGCCCCGACCGCAGCTTCTATGCGTCCGGCAAGGCCTTCGGCCGCTTCGGCATCCGCGCCTTCCCGCCCCAGATCATGGCACAGCCCCACAGCCACGGGCATATCGAGTTTAACTGGCTCACCGCCGGGCGCATGGACTATGTCTTTGACGGAGGGCCCGTAACCGTTGGCGACAACAGGCTCGTCGCCTTCTGGGCCGGCATTCCGCACCAGACGGTGGGGCTGACCGAGGTCGGAGACGGCCGACAGCTCAACATCTACCTGCCGATGGACGCTTTTCTCGAAATGCCGCAGCTAGGCCGTCTGACCGAGACCCTCATGGGCGGCGGCGTCATCCAGCTGACCCCGGACTGTATCGGCCTCGAAACGCTCGAGCGCTGGCACGGCGATTACCGCAGCGGCAATTCCCTCCGCTCCGATCTCGTGCGCGCCGAAATCGCGACCATGTTCCGCCGCGCCGCCATCACCGGCTGGGATACGCTTCTCCCCGCCTGGGTGGAGAAGACCGGCTCGCGCACCCGCACGACCTCGCCGGTCCGCTATGTCGTTCGCATGGTGCGCCACATTGTCGAGAACATCACCGACCCACTGACGGCCGATGACATCGCGCGCGTCGTCGGCCTCCACCCGAACTACGCCACCAATCTCTTCACCAAGGTGATGCACATCTCGGTGCAGAAATTCGTCACCCGCATGCGGCTCATCCGGGCGCGCAGCCTGCTCTTTGACGGCAATCTCTCGATTGCCAATATCGCGTTTCAGTCGGGCTTCGTCAGCCAGACCCAGTTTTACGAGCACTTCCGCCGGGCCTATGGCATGACGCCGAGCCAGATGCGCAGGGATACGATTGGCTGA